The Manihot esculenta cultivar AM560-2 chromosome 8, M.esculenta_v8, whole genome shotgun sequence genomic interval AATATTGGAATTCAAATGTTGCATGAAAAATTATATGTACATTACTAACCCGAAACTAGCATCCTTCCAGAAGCAGTAGATGTTCTGGTATGGCTCCAGTTATGTGTCATAGCGCTAGAACTTTGACTTGAGAAATCCACTGAGCTGGAATGGTCAAAAGGGTGACCTGCATGATAGGAATTATGGGAAGAATTGTTAGATAAATGGGTCCTAGACAGGTTGATTTCTAGATCAAGTGCAGGCCTGCTTCTAACATTCCTGATAGAACTCTCAGGCCCAATTGAGAGATTGCCTCGATGGCCAGGGGTCATAGTAATGCATTCCCAGACCATATATTGAGGATCTAAATTTGGTTTCTCCAGCCGCAACTCGGAAGGCACAGAGGGATCCGATGAACTTCCAGCACCATAATACCTGCTTGTACTGCCCCCTTCACATGAAGAGGGGACTCCAGGGCTTTTTCGCTTGTGGGGCCCCCTTCCATTGCCCATTGTAAGATCAAAAAGGTCACCCTCAACGCCATTAATCGTCTGTCTGTCATAATTGGAAGACGAAGCATGTGCATGATTTTCTGGAACTGCACAAAAGGTTCCCACTGTTGATGAATGCAGAAAAGGATCATGAGATGGGCCTGCAGCATCTGGCTGATAATATGACACTTCAACACTGTGGCTTGAGGAAATAAATGCATTTGACATTGGTGCAGGGTTCCGTTGAGACGCAAAATGCACTCCATCAAGAGGCATACTTTCAGCATGCTAAAAGAAAGCACCATTCTCTGCAGGACCTACCCTGGCTGCATGAACTAGAGTATTAGATGTCGAACTCTTATGAAAGCTATGCAGATCTAGCTACAACCTCAAGAAAGCTAGATAATGCCCTTTTTAGCTTTAATGCACCCCAAAATAGCTCCTAGTTTCACAAGTTCAATTCTGGTGCATCAAATGACAGAATTGATGAAGCTTGCACAACGTTAAAAGTACTGATATCACAATAAATATAGACCACAGTGTCACAAAGCAAACCAAGTCATGTCTGGCCATATATGCTAAGTTACAATGCAAACTATCAAGAGGATCTGGACCATTTCATGGCATTTTCATCGAGAATATTTtccctaaaaataataatttgcaaaattttaaattagcaaTACTCAAATTTGCATAAGGTTGCTCTATATGCATATTCTTAAATTTGGGCCGGACCTAATTCACcccaaaaactagctcaaggggaggattgcctatgaCCCATATAAGGGACACATTACCCCCTTTCCACaactgatgtgggattcaacacaccccctcacgcccagaattttactggtgcgtgacatattcatgggaggcccaacatcggatgaggaggctctgataccatattaaatttgggccagacctaactcatcccaaaagctagctcaaggggagaATTGCCTATGACCCatgtgtgttgaatcccacatcgattgtgaaaaggggtaatgtgccccttatatgaggcATAGGCAATCATCCTActagagctagcttttggggtgagttaggcctggcccaaatttaacatggtatcaaagcctccTCATCCGATGTTCAATGAATATATgacgcaccagtaaaattctgggcgtgagggatgtgttgaatcccacatcagttgtggaaaggggtaatgtgccccttatatggatcataggcaatcctccccttgagctagcttttgggtgagttaggtttggcccatataaggggcacattacccctttccacaactgatgtgggattcaacacgaTCCTGTTCGCTCTCGAACATTTGGGATGTGCTGAATaaatgcctatggcccataacAATATTCCTTCGAACTTGAATTATGTCAAATCAAGGAGAAACCCAAAATCTGTATCAATAAAAAGTATCTCAATTTGCAAAAATAATGgcataaatttttctaaataagaaaacaaaacaaTCCCCTCTTTGTGAAGTATGCTTATACATTATGTTCAAATTTGCAAGAGCTATGTTTATCATCACAAATTTTCCAACAAAATGCCAAATGAACTAGTTTCAAGCATGTGATTGTGCATATGTTTTTGTggtcttaatatatatattatatatatatgtatgttaatattaataattcaaACAAATGTTTACCACTTACCATTAACCATTCAAATTAGAGTacactgaattttttttaagcCTTGAATCTTAGGAGGTCAAGACACCAAAATTGTAAATCAACATGCCCTTACTTTCACAAATGAAACAAGGCTATCAACGGCAACATCCTATTAGAATGCTAGGACATGATGCAGTGGAAAACAATAAAGGCGGCTCCCCAAACTGAGGATAATTGACCGTGAGTAGATAGAGACATCTGTATAGCCAAAATGAGAAGTAAGAAGATTGGATTATTTTGATCCTATCATCTCCAAGCACTGACTGAACTAAGAAGTATTAGACTAGGAGATTCATAAGAAATAACAACgaagaaaaaaaatctctctcctgGAGAAATAATGGATCCAACTCCGGTATAAGCAGAGATAAATGGTCATATACCTTACAAGCAGTGGGAAAATATGTTGGTACCTACTGCACAAGTCAATTGTCTTAAATCATCACTAGCACTGCAAGATGTAATCTCACCTACCATGTTACCGCATCAAATGCTATTAGACAGGAAGCCTCTCCTAGAAAGCCAAATGTGAGATATAGAGCTAAAGAAATTACTAAAACGTTCCTATAAACTATTACCAATCTCCTTCTTAGCCACCAACTTTTTGAGGACCAATATAATAATCACTGCaaaaaaaacatgtaaaattAACAGGAAACTGTCTTGCAACATATTGCGAAATGAAAGAGAAGTTGGAGACATGCTAAAAACTTGCAGGCATGAAAAAAATCCGTACCAGTCAAGCAATAGGAAGAGATCCCAGATTCATAATTTTAACTAACTGAAGAAGCTGATATATTACTCGCAGAAGTTATTTGGGAGAAAACTGTTTGTTGATTTTTGATAGATTTATACCTCTTCAAAATACCAGGAAAATCATAATTCTAAACCATAATGACAGCAGAAATAGGAAGAAATGCAGTTGTGAACTATCAAGTGAAAGGTGATAGTCCCAAAGATATCTAAGGAACACGTGGTTATTTAAAGTTAAACAGAAACACACAGTAATACATGCATGTTTGGCTTTTCAAGGTACAGTAGGCATAAAGTAAAAGTATATTAaacaaagggaaaaaaaatagtGAAATTTCTAGAGTGAAAAAATGGAAACTAAAACCCCCAAGTGCTTCCTCACTAATTGTAGGAAAAAGATAATTCTAATTCTAAAATAACTTATCATCAACATTCAACAAATGCCTAAAGACTCAAAAGGACATGAGAAGGAAGAAATAATAGGGTAAGGACAAGAGATAGAGAAACTAACTTTCTTAGTTTTTGAAAGCAAAATCTTTCACTTCTTTTGGTAAACAATATTATCTTCAACATTTGAGTAACTGCCTATGAGTTTGTTTTACTTCAATCGCCACTTCTTCTTGCAATTCCAAtcaatagttaaaataaaataaaacaaaagtcCTTAAAAGGGTTTAATTCCAAATACAAATTGTAAAAACCTTAAAACTACATATGAATAGTTATTGCCTAAGATTAGCTGAATAATTTAGACTTAAATTTGCGTCTTACCTGTGTAACTTCATACATTTTGTAAGTTAACTGCACCATGAAAAATgaagtaaaaataaaagttcTAATAGCCAGCCAAGAACTGCAGTATTGAGCTGATGTAGAATTTACAACCACAGTGTCCTAGTTTACCAGTAAAAGTTGTAAGTGCAGTAATTTTTACAACAACTAAGTCTTAGTCTCAGACTGGTTGAGGCCAGCCATATGGATCCTTTTTCACTTTTCAGCTTTTTTTGAAGCTAATTTTAATACCcaaaaattgtaaatatttttatattatttccaTCCACGTCATTTGTGATTTTATTCTTCATTGCAAACTCGGTTATCAATAGCTCTACCATAAAATAGATGAATTTAAAAAGAAGTTTCGCTACAAGATCCAAATTGGTTGTATAAATGGGAAGAATGATGGAGAAAGACACCTAAAAGAGGCATAAATAGTATAGAAAATCTTTAAAAGACAACGGCCAAACCAAGAAAAGCTTAAGCAGCCATTTTATTGACCGCATGGTAGTTCCTAATTCTATATTCCTACTTGAAGTTGCTTGTCCAAGATAACTGTAAATTTCCACATTAAGATGAAATCTTCCCCTAATTATAATGAAAAGTTTCTCTAAAAACTAGAATATACATGATTATAATAAGACAGTGTCGATTGTTACTATTGAAGTCTTTTATGATACAAAATCAAGGGTTGTATGTGTACCCCTAGAAAAGCATATGCAATAATCTGCATAAAACAAGCTTCCACAGTTCATATACATGTTTATAGATATTCCTGAAGATGAGTAAAAAAGAAGATGTCTAAGACACAAGGGGCCACTCCCTAATGCCCAAGTCTCATAATTGTTCTTTAGTTTACAGCAGCAAAAACAAGCCTTGCCAGCAGCATAGTTAATTAATATGCAATCAGCACTCCAGTCAAGACACTCCATCTAGGAAGTGAAATTATGATCATTCGGACTTTTGGTTTCAGTCGTGAGACATTAGGTACAAGTTTCCCCTCCAAGCTCATGACCTATGTAAACCTGAAGCCATCAGGCCTTGAACTTCAGCTATATAGACATTAGCATCTCCATgcttttaattattgttttccCCTATGATCAAGCTTACTGCCACCTAATGCTCTGCAACCAATGTGTAAATCACAAAATTTCTGGAGGTAACTAATGCATATCGCAGCACTCACAGCAATCCCAAAATTATGCCACCATCCATCACCAGATAAACCCAGTCGGTACAACATTAAGGGCACACCATTTTGATTATTCCCACAAGATAATTTTAGGATATCACATCTCATGATAGATCAAAATGCAGGCTGCAGATTATCTAGGTGACATCCGCTGAGCACACAGACATTAACGAATCCAACCTGAATTACTACTTCACAACTTCAAACCGAAACATATAAAGTTGACTACCACTCCAACAGAACTTCTGAAAATCAACCTTCATCCCCCCACACTGCACACCAAAAGGATCACACAGCAGGATGATAATTAGCCTCTTCATATTAATGCCACTTCCTAGATTTCCAATGATAATCTGTAGGACATTTTTTGCATCATTAATCATAATAGAAAACAAATAAGTCCATCAATCATGATCCTCAACTATAATTGTACAAATTTGCTTTTTATGGCAATAAACATAAGGCTTCCCACTGCGGAATTAGATTATCCAATAGCAAAAATGATGTTCAAAGTAATAAGAATAAGTAATGCTTGAAAGTGGAATTGGAAATCTTTAATACCATATACTTTGCTCTCCCCGAAAGAGACAACTTATATAACTGCAAAACAGCAGACTGAGCTACTCTATTTTGAAGAGAACACAGGGTTTAACCAATAACCACAATGCGCCTGCAACACCATTTTCAATTCAGCATATTTGGAAAGAAAAAAGCATTAACTTGATATTCAACACCAAGTGACGAAGGTAAATATATCGAGCCAATTATATACCACATATAACCtaaaatgaggaaaaaaaacCATCAGAATTTGGGAATGAAGACTTGAAATATAGATGACGTGTGGCAATACATTTTCAGAAATGTAGGAGTAAACTATGACGAGAATATAACCTTGAGTTAGCTGTTATGGCCCACTTGGCCAACAGCTACAAAGCTACTAGGGATAAAATATGCAAGTTGATATTTGAATTGTCGGAGAAAGgggataaaagaaagagaatttaATAGAGAACATGCATCATCAAAACTTCTTACCTACAAACATGGACTTGACATCTATTCATCCTTCAGTTCAAAATCAACAATGTGACCAACAGTAAACACCATCAGATCAGAAGTGAGAACTGAACCTGCACAATAAGAAAAACAATCTAAATCTAGTTGATGCTAAGGTCATCAAGAGTAAAACTAGCGCTTAACTCAGGCCCTCATTCAAAAAACTAACATTTGAAATGCTTACACTATAAAGTAGAATAAATATCTTAAGGTTTACTGCCACAAGAAAACTATATCAGTATCTTATCAGgcagaatcagaaaaaaaaaatttcaacaatAGCTAAGAGTATCTTCTTTCACTTCCACAAATTTGGTCAGCTTGGTGCATTAAAGACGACAACAAGCGGGTAGTACTCGTGGAGTTCAATAGAAGCATGAAAACAAACAAGACATTTACTCAAATTCTCTTGAATGAACAAAAAATATGCTCAGCAACCCAGCAAACGACTACCTTTGATTTGAAGAGCCTAGAAAAAGAGAATAGGATGATGGGCGTTCAGAGTAAGACATGAGAAGGTCAAAGGTACCCAAGAAGTACCACTAGCTCTTCTATAGCAAGATACACACCTCTTCCCTAACTGAATAACAGATTCAAAATAAATCTAGAATCTCTCTTCCAAATACCATATTGTACAGCACTAGTGTGTATTCAAGTACATTATTGAAACAAAAAATAACTACCGACAAAGAGAACCAAATGTAGACTTGCATGCAAATCTATACCCGTGTAACTTCATCTAAGAGAGATATTGGGTTAATTAAATTAGAAAGTAAAGAGGTCTTATATTATTGAGACTAGATTTGTCAGACAGACATGTTATGTGACACATTTAGTACATATAAAGAGTAATGATCATCACAATTGCAATCATTTTCATGAGCTGAACTCAACTGATACAACTTACAGACTAATTCTAAATATTCCCATATTAGAAAACGAgaagtaaatataaaaatataaattcctAAATACAggtcaaacaaaaaaaaaagttaaaaaataaaaaagagaaagcCAAGGGGCAACAACCAAAAGCTAAAAGAAACTATTAACAACACGATCAAAGGCAAAACCAAAAACTGATCCAACCAGAAGATGATCAGACAGcagataatcaaaattaaacgaATTTAAATGATCAAACCAGGAAACCGAAGCCAAAAGCTGATCAACTATAATATGATCAAACAGCAGgtaacaaaaataaagaaaaaaaaaggttgatccgagatgatcaaacagcgTACCTAAACAGGGAGTCATCAGTTTTGGTACGAGAAACAAAATTtccaaaacaaaataatttccaaattggaaaattaaaacaaggaatcAAGCGGGAACTATGTGATTTgggcatatttttcatatcatgtataataaaaaaataattttcagatccgaatcgataattattttcttaattatgcattatATAAAAAAGGTTAATCAAAACACATTAAGATCAAAAATTACGAATcaggaaaattaaaaaaaggaaacagccctaaccatgtgatttgaacatatttttcatatcatataTTTCAAATCCGAAttgattttcttaattatgcatgattattaagatctaatttaaaattaggaAACATAATCAAACCAagattatcaaataaataatttctaaattgaaaaattaaaataagaaaacaagcgatttgaacatatttttcatatcattgcataattaaaagatttttagatgcgattattttcttaattatgagTGATATAAAAAAAGCTCTTCTCTAAACCACACCCAAATAAACCAACTTTGGCAGCTCCGCCACAGGCCACCTAACTCTTCCCTCTCCCTTCCCCTACTCTTCACTTCACTCTATTCTCAACCTGCACCAACCACCACTAACCTCtcttttccattttaaaaaGATGTGGCAACTTCTCCTTGCCGCAGCTTTAGCAGGATCTGCTACTTTCGTTGCTAAGCATTTTCTTGCTCAGGAACGCCCTAAAGAGGAAGAAAATCCTTTTGAAGATTCGATTGCTTCTGCATTTCAATCTCCTCTATTTCCTAACCATGGTAGTGGGTGCGGATACGACAGTAATTTCCAGCAACCACCTAATGGGATCTTTAGGTTCTCGagttctgcttctgcttcttcgcCAAGTGGTAAGAAAACTAGGATTTCGAGGAAGAAATCGGGCATCACGGGTCGCCGATTGAATTTTGGTGCGGAAAATTATAAGGCTGATAAAAGATCTGGTGGTTCCGAGAAGAGTGCAAGGCGCCGATTGAATTTTGGTGCGGAAAATTATAAGGCTGATAAAAGATCTGGTGGTTCCGAGAAGAGTGCAAGGCGATTAGCTGTTtgcttgaagaagaagagaactgCCAAGAGTGTGCCTTCCAAGTGTAGATCCTGTTCTTCTAAaggttggtttttttttttttctcttttcttttctatctaattttacTGTATTTGACTGCTGAGGCCATCTCTAACCCTATCACCATTTTTTGCAATATTATCTCCATTTGCATCAATTTTAATaccaaaaaaaatattctatttatattctttattttt includes:
- the LOC122724358 gene encoding uncharacterized protein LOC122724358 isoform X2 produces the protein MPLDGVHFASQRNPAPMSNAFISSSHSVEVSYYQPDAAGPSHDPFLHSSTVGTFCAVPENHAHASSSNYDRQTINGVEGDLFDLTMGNGRGPHKRKSPGVPSSCEGGSTSRYYGAGSSSDPSVPSELRLEKPNLDPQYMVWECITMTPGHRGNLSIGPESSIRNVRSRPALDLEINLSRTHLSNNSSHNSYHAGHPFDHSSSVDFSSQSSSAMTHNWSHTRTSTASGRMLVSDANGYTHETNHFLVGSSIPNASADVRGYHHDFISSRNPVVPQSFHSASAHSARGIRSSYSQRPSPTFRASSSSLRLGHMAPSDDGMPLVAENFSSRQPRLLSTAAWRNSDRNGRSRNSYERYRSLPNEPSLHDRFSSEGFMVVDRSAFYGSRNLFDQHRDMRLDIDNKSYEELLALGERIGSVSTGFDEDLISKCLTETVYSSSGQSEDEGTCVICLESMLQLAGGVQRYG